In the Solanum pennellii chromosome 5, SPENNV200 genome, one interval contains:
- the LOC107020922 gene encoding scarecrow-like protein 13 yields MRASQIPQSSGGVHKLCHQPTTNFEQYYSPYHVVNNNSSDTSSSGTQLSYQTQNEKFFTLDSLPDAGYVSYDSPPAVSVSSNWSPFSPQCSQSYISDQHHSSDNTYGSPLSGCSVINDGNELKHVLREMANNLLGPGFDIDEDSSCSFNGEVSKPSKWNRVLEIAPSLDMKELLLACAEAISDVEVTARDAQMNVLEQKVSDADVTARDALMNVLEQKVSVSGEPMQRLSAYMLEGLKARIYSSGSNIYKMLKCKEPTGSELISYMQVLYHICPYYRFAYTSANVVIEEAMRNESRIHIIDFQIAQGSQWVFLMQNLARRPGGPPSVHITGVDDSQSAHARGGGLHLVGERLAKAAASCGVPFEFHAAAISGCEVHLENLQMRHGEALAVNFPYVLHHMPDESVTTVNHRDRLLRLVKSLSPKIVTLVEQESNTNTSAFLTRFRETLDYYTAMFESIAAGRPGDDKQRINAEAHCVARDIVNIIACEGADRVERHEVFGKWSMRLTMAGFTPCPLSPSVGEAINGVLKEFSPNYRLAESKGALYLGWKNRALATSSAWR; encoded by the coding sequence ATGCGCGCATCCCAGATACCTCAATCATCAGGCGGAGTTCACAAGTTGTGCCATCAGCCAACGACGAACTTTGAGCAATATTATAGCCCTTACCATGTAGTTAACAACAATTCCAGCGATACTAGCAGCTCGGGGACACAGCTCTCTTATCAGACACAGAATGAAAAGTTTTTCACTCTTGACTCACTTCCTGATGCTGGTTATGTTAGCTATGATTCGCCTCCTGCTGTAAGCGTCTCGTCCAACTGGAGTCCGTTCTCTCCTCAGTGTTCTCAGTCGTACATCTCGGATCAGCACCATTCCTCAGACAACACTTATGGTTCACCTTTGAGCGGGTGTTCAGTAATTAATGATGGCAATGAACTAAAGCATGTGCTAAGGGAGATGGCGAATAATTTGCTAGGGCCTGGTTTTGATATTGATGAAGACAGCAGTTGTTCTTTCAATGGTGAGGTCTCAAAACCTTCAAAGTGGAATCGAGTATTGGAAATTGCACCGAGCTTGGACATGAAAGAGCTGCTTCTTGCCTGTGCTGAAGCAATATCGGATGTCGAAGTCACAGCTAGAGATGCTCAGATGAATGTCTTAGAGCAAAAGGTATCGGATGCTGATGTGACAGCTAGAGATGCTCTGATGAACGTCTTAGAGCAAAAGGTATCAGTTTCCGGGGAACCTATGCAACGATTAAGCGCATACATGTTGGAAGGACTCAAAGCAAGAATATATTCTTCGGGAAGTAACATATACAAAATGCTCAAGTGCAAGGAACCAACTGGTTCAGAATTGATCTCTTACATGCAAGTCCTCTATCACATCTGCCCCTACTACAGATTCGCTTACACATCCGCCAACGTTGTGATTGAAGAAGCCATGAGGAATGAGAGCAGAATCCatataattgattttcaaattgCGCAAGGAAGTCAATGGGTGTTCCTTATGCAAAATCTTGCTCGTCGGCCTGGCGGACCCCCTTCTGTCCACATCACAGGTGTTGATGATTCCCAATCAGCTCATGCACGCGGTGGTGGACTTCACCTAGTAGGCGAAAGGCTAGCGAAAGCTGCTGCATCATGTGGAGTGCCTTTTGAATTCCATGCTGCTGCTATATCGGGCTGTGAGGTTCATCTAGAAAACCTTCAAATGAGACATGGAGAAGCCTTGGCAGTTAACTTCCCGTACGTGCTGCACCACATGCCAGACGAGAGTGTAACCACTGTAAACCATCGAGACCGTCTACTCAGATTGGTTAAGAGCTTGTCCCCGAAAATAGTCACCCTTGTTGAACAAGAATCCAACACCAACACTTCTGCTTTCCTTACAAGATTCCGTGAAACTCTGGATTACTACACCGCAATGTTTGAGTCAATTGCTGCAGGTCGCCCGGGGGATGACAAGCAAAGGATCAATGCAGAGGCGCATTGTGTGGCACGAGACATTGTCAACATAATAGCATGCGAGGGGGCTGACAGAGTGGAAAGACACGAAGTTTTTGGAAAGTGGAGTATGAGACTTACAATGGCTGGATTTACTCCATGCCCCTTGAGTCCATCAGTTGGTGAAGCCATCAACGGCGTGTTGAAAGAGTTCAGCCCAAATTATCGACTTGCAGAGAGCAAAGGCGCGCTTTATCTTGGATGGAAGAACAGAGCTTTAGCGACCTCTTCAGCTTGGAGATGA
- the LOC107020848 gene encoding putative MO25-like protein At5g47540: protein MKGLLFKSKPKTPVELVRQTRDLLMYTQRNSDIRESKREEKMMELSKTMRDLKCVLYGNGQSEPVSDACSQLTQEFFREDTLRLLINMLPKLNLEARKDATQVVANLQRQQVQSRLIACDYLEANIDLMDILVAGYENIELALHYGTMLRECIRHQSVARYVLESEHVKKFFDYIQLPNFDIAADAAATFKELLTRHKSTVAEFLSKNYDWFFAEYNSKLLESSNYITRRQAIKLLGDILLDRSNAAVMTRYVSSRDNLRILMNLLRESSKSIQIEAFHVFKLFAANKNKPSDIVSILIANRSKLLRLFADFKTDKEDEQFEADKAQVVKEIAALETKELS, encoded by the exons ATGAAGGGTTTATTATTCAAATCAAAGCCGAAAACTCCGGTTGAACTTGTTCGTCAAACTCGTGATCTCCTTATGTATACACAGCGTAATTCTGATATTCGCGAGAGCAAGCGAGAAGAGAAG ATGATGGAGTTAAGCAAGACAATGCGGGACTTGAAGTGCGTTCTTTACGGGAATGGTCAATCAGAACCTGTCTCTGATGCATGTTCTCAGCTGACTCAAGAATTCTTTAGAGAAGACACCCTACGGCTGCTGATTAATATGCTTCCAAAACTGAATTTAGAG GCTCGGAAAGATGCTACTCAAGTAGTTGCAAATCTGCAAAGACAACAGGTTCAATCGCGGTTGATTGCTTGTGATTACTTGGAAGCAAACATTGATCTGATGGATATATTAGTAGCAGG GTATGAGAATATAGAACTGGCTTTGCATTATGGTACAATGCTAAGGGAATGCATTCGACACCAGAGTGTTGCAAG GTATGTCTTGGAATCAGAGCATGTGAAGAAGTTTTTTGATTATATTCAGCTGCCAAATTTTGACATTGCTGCTGATGCCGCTGCAACTTTTAAG GAACTCTTGACGAGGCACAAATCAACAGTAGCTGAGTTTCTTTCGAAGAATTATGACTGG TTCTTTGCCGAGTATAACTCCAAACTGCTAGAGTCCAGTAATTACATCACCAGAAGGCAAGCTATCAAG CTGTTGGGAGACATCCTGCTCGACCGCTCAAATGCTGCAGTAATGACACGTTACGTTAGTTCAAGAGACAACTTAAGGATCCTTATGAACCTTCTCAGG GAGTCAAGCAAGAGTATCCAGATAGAAGCATTCCATGTTTTCAAG TTATTTGCTGCAAACAAGAACAAGCCTTCAGATATTGTTAGCATCCTCATCGCAAATAGAAGCAAGCTTCTGCGCCTCTTTGCCGATTTCAAGACTGATAAAG AGGATGAGCAATTTGAGGCTGACAAAGCACAAGTTGTCAAAGAAATTGCAGCCCTTGAAACCAAGGAACTCTCTTGA
- the LOC107020801 gene encoding ras-related protein RABA5a-like encodes MAHNSEEEKKEDYLFKIVLIGDSAVGKSNLLARFARDEFYPNSKSTIGVEFQTQKININGKEVKAQIWDTAGQERFRAVTSAYYRGAVGALLVYDISRRLTFDNIDRWLNELQTHSDMNVVIILVGNKSDLKDAREVTTAEGKALAEAKGLFFIETSALDSSNVTSAFQTVVREIYNILSRKVIQSQELQKKDSGRLANGKSVVLQADDGNQETVAETKKGGCCSS; translated from the exons ATGGCACACAATTCcgaggaagaaaaaaaagaggacTACCTTTTCAAGATTGTATTGATTGGTGATTCTGCAGTTGGTAAATCGAATTTGCTTGCTAGATTTGCTAGAGATGAATTCTATCCAAACTCAAAATCGACAATTGGAGTAGAATTTCAGACTCAAAAGATAAACATAAATGGGAAGGAGGTTAAAGCGCAGATATGGGATACGGCTGGTCAAGAACGATTTAGAGCAGTTACTTCTGCATATTACAGAGGTGCAGTTGGAGCTCTTCTGGTTTATGATATTAGTAGGCGCCTGACTTTCGATAACATTGATCGATGGCTTAACGAGCTTCAGA CTCATTCGGACATGAATGTGGTTATAATACTCGTTGGCAACAAGTCTGATCTCAAAGACGCCAGGGAAGTTACAACAGCGGAAGGCAAAGCCTTGGCTGAGGCGAAAGGTCTATTTTTCATCGAAACTTCAGCTTTGGATTCATCGAATGTAACGTCTGCTTTCCAGACAGTTGTTAGGGAGATCTATAATATTCTGAGCAGGAAAGTTATTCAATCTCAAGAGCTCCAGAAAAAGGACTCGGGGCGGCTAGCAAATGGTAAGTCTGTGGTTTTGCAGGCTGATGATGGAAATCAAGAAACAGTTGCAGAAACAAAGAAAGGTGGATGTTGTTCGTCTTAA
- the LOC107019831 gene encoding cysteine proteinase inhibitor 5-like, giving the protein MALKFNRNLAGTLFAAVVIASFFFHASAALGGGKGGLLGGWSRITDTKDSKVVEIGKFAVDQYNEDSKSKLVFKRVVKGETQVIAGTNYRLVISATDGGRRSRSGDKYLAEVWDKPWMSRRNLTSFKKL; this is encoded by the coding sequence ATGGCCCTAAAATTCAACCGCAATCTCGCCGGAACTCTCTTCGCCGCCGTGGTAATCGCTTCCTTCTTCTTCCACGCCTCCGCTGCACTCGGCGGAGGAAAAGGCGGTTTACTCGGCGGTTGGAGCCGTATAACCGACACAAAAGACAGTAAAGTAGTGGAGATCGGTAAATTCGCAGTGGATCAGTACAACGAGGATTCCAAATCCAAATTAGTGTTTAAACGAGTGGTGAAAGGAGAAACACAAGTCATCGCCGGGACAAATTACCGACTGGTCATCTCCGCCACAGACGGCGGTCGTCGTAGCCGGAGCGGCGATAAGTACTTGGCGGAAGTTTGGGATAAGCCATGGATGAGCCGTAGGAATCTCACTTCCTTCAAAAAATTATAG
- the LOC107018768 gene encoding rho GDP-dissociation inhibitor 1-like, whose translation MHSDKEGKGGTATPIAESDSEIEHEPGEKNVSRQMSESSLYTTEDEEEDETHNKIELGPQCTLKEQFEKDKDDESLRRWKEQLLGSVDINAVGESLDPDVKILSLEIKSPGRPDIVLPIPEGGKPQCPWFTLKEGSKYSLKFSFLVTNNIVTGLKYINTVWKTGLKVDSTKQMIGAFSPQSEPYTHEMPEDTTPSGMFARGSYSARTKFLDDDNKCYLEINYTFDIKKEWLAT comes from the exons atgCATTCTGATAAGGAGGGTAAAGGGGGAACTGCAACTCCAATTGCTGAATCTGATTCTGAGATTGAGCATGAGCCTGGTGAGAAAAATGTCAGCAGGCAAATGAGTGAGAGTTCTCTTTACACTACTGAggatgaggaagaagatgaaactCATAATAAGATTGAGTTGGGACCACAATGCACTCTCAAAGAACAATTTGAGAAGGATAAG GATGATGAGAGTTTGAGAAGATGGAAGGAGCAGCTTCTTGGAAGTGTGGATATCAATGCTGTTGGAG AATCCCTGGATCCAGACGTGAAGATCTTGAGCCTTGAAATCAAGTCCCCTGGTAGACCTGATATTGTTCTCCCAATCCCTGAGGGTGGGAAACCCCAGTGTCCATGGTTTACACTGAAAGAAGGGAGCAAATACAGCCTGAAATTCTCATTTCTAGTCACCAATAATATAGTGACAGGGCTCAAATACATAAACACAGTATGGAAAACTGGTCTCAAAG TTGACAGCACAAAACAAATGATTGGGGCCTTCAGTCCTCAATCGGAGCCTTATACACATGAAATGCCGGAGGATACTACCCCTTCTGGCATGTTTGCTAGAGGATCTTACTCAGCAAGGACAAAG TTCCTTGATGATGATAACAAGTGCTATTTGGAGATCAACTACACATTTGACATCAAGAAGGAGTGGCTGGCAACATAA
- the LOC107018824 gene encoding uncharacterized protein LOC107018824 → MEALKECRANLLVYLHPSNAKNVETAVYRELSSLLFKFNEALDGVVLTYEPKFSSNLARILPGIHPYFGVRLEAKLLLFNPKPEMLLEGEVVKVGQQSIHIVVLGFSSAVIADEDIREDFKYKLKHGKEVFVSRSNKKHRIKVGTTLRFSVKNFDEEILHMCGSLIPDNTGNIQWLETTAEESQAYSITEKRIGNKRAAELLEPDNLVPYKGNLKSENHIKKSKRSKSRDS, encoded by the exons ATGGAGGCTCTGAAAGAGTGTAGGGCGAATTTGCTTGTATATTTACATCCATCAAACGCCAAAAATGTCGAAACCGCTGTTTATCGCGAACTCAGTTCACTGCTTTTCAA GTTTAATGAAGCTTTAGATGGTGTGGTATTGACTTATGAACCCAAGTTCAGTAGCAATTTGGCTAGAATTCTTCCAGGAATTCACCCTTATTTTGGTGTGAGACTTGAAGCAAAATTGCTACTTTTTAATCCAAAGCCAGAAATGCTATTAG AAGGTGAGGTCGTTAAAGTTGGCCAGCAGTCTATTCACATAGTTGTTCTTGGTTTTTCTTCGGCTGTCATAGCAGATGAGGACATTCGAGAAGATTTCAAGTATAAACTT AAACACGGGAAAGAAGTTTTTGTCAGCAGATCTAACAAGAAACACAGGATTAAAGTGGGAACTACTCTACGGTTCTCAGTTAAGAA ttttgatgaagAGATACTGCATATGTGTGGGTCATTAATTCCAGATAACACAGGAAATATTCAATGGTTGGAAACGACGGCAGAAGAGTCTCAAGCTTACAG CATTACGGAGAAGAGGATAGGCAACAAAAGGGCTGCTGAATTGCTTGAGCCAGATAACTTAGTACCCTACAAGGGAAATCTGAAATCTGAAAATCatattaagaaatcaaaaagATCTAAAAGCAGAGACAGCTGA